In a single window of the Gammaproteobacteria bacterium genome:
- a CDS encoding ADP-ribosylglycohydrolase family protein: PYGSFGNGAAMRVSPAGFLAKSLEEAWAMSDRVTQVTHNHPEGLKRARATVTAIVLARQGANAEAISNEIAQRFGYDMGRSVDEIRPGYRFDETCQRTVPEALICALEAEGFEDAVRNAVSLGGDADTLAAIAGAVAEARFGVPESIASKTQRLLPAEILDVLDEMYGG, from the coding sequence GCCGTATGGGAGCTTCGGCAATGGCGCGGCGATGCGGGTATCTCCGGCTGGCTTTCTTGCCAAATCCCTGGAAGAAGCCTGGGCCATGAGCGACCGGGTCACTCAGGTGACGCACAATCATCCGGAAGGGTTGAAGAGGGCGCGTGCGACGGTGACCGCGATCGTGCTGGCCCGGCAGGGAGCGAACGCAGAGGCCATCAGCAACGAGATTGCACAGCGATTCGGTTACGACATGGGTCGCTCGGTGGATGAAATCCGCCCCGGCTACCGGTTTGACGAAACCTGCCAGCGCACGGTACCGGAGGCGCTGATCTGCGCACTGGAAGCTGAGGGTTTCGAGGATGCGGTGCGCAATGCCGTCTCGCTGGGTGGTGATGCGGATACGCTGGCGGCGATCGCGGGCGCGGTGGCCGAGGCTCGGTTCGGCGTGCCCGAATCCATTGCCTCCAAGACCCAACGTCTGCTGCCAGCTGAAATACTCGACGTGCTGGATGAAATGTATGGAGGCTAA